One stretch of Pyrenophora tritici-repentis strain M4 chromosome 4, whole genome shotgun sequence DNA includes these proteins:
- a CDS encoding Cohesin-load multi-domain protein has protein sequence MPRPSNQQYPQMQMQMQPPQPQIRSQPQVVIPARNPHQQYPSPMQAQPPRIRYVQVPVQRASNSDISQSDGSGDQQRRYSGQTAQTPPNLKPVQRTQSHQENVPRPQQRPANTPTQNNNQHRAPLQPQTTPQQPRVQPQAQTPSSQYGSPYPYPSSSKPKTHPRVVIPSSSSSHQLTPTKRAHPPQKALPAELSDLLLTAADEYIAAARGMASLIARERRDADIRQYQKLMSTAMGCMDTVLRDFNMPPREEAKLRLRYASLMIEETDIEATDISSRIEEILSKQISLCGRHRLQDLKFAALHLQARYQFKTNHRAGLKSLDKPIAEAETFQHIAWVYALRFLKVTLALQIPGRVEVVPALQQLHAIQGHAERRGDRAIYVACCALEAMVHLRSSVADRLEQAQRAIAAARSLQLQVTAKELGSFGTLLDLIDIASGVATGSPDRQKADALVMSILDKDRENGSSESGTFTVLIERSFGGNLTFDTGGIFRKNAERKDELVFSWLPMEDLRALCFHISALDSHLHQKGMHYMNEAHQRFRESAKRRTITGIPPAVALARIEWNLVLDWYSMFAIGLMACSHDDHTTVSNVLSELKKRISQPPYKANPAFTRTLAYLSSISSQTNGALDAALAASSIPELCVPEKGHATPARTDIALLAALNRLLIIRNPNHPLHSTTDTLFQQIKPLAEDHSNQYLRTAFRLVATFQGEGAAISHQKNTVQRCVGIARQVGDKTQNFEFLAMIMCYFVARFFADSVGEKSVQAVLAARSQAIKNRRPVWKAVAAGLCVNTYRRHGFADKADEAVREFESAWGALPVGA, from the coding sequence ATGCCGCGACCCTCGAACCAACAATATCCGCAAATGCAGATGCAAATGCAACCACCGCAGCCCCAGATTCGATCGCAACCCCAAGTCGTCATTCCGGCAAGGAACCCTCACCAACAATATCCGTCTCCTATGCAAGCGCAACCCCCGCGAATACGATACGTTCAGGTGCCGGTACAGCGAGCCAGCAACTCAGACATTTCCCAGTCCGACGGGTCAGGGGATCAACAGCGCCGATATAGCGGACAGACAGCGCAGACTCCACCTAATTTGAAGCCGGTGCAGAGAACGCAGTCGCATCAGGAAAACGTACCTCGACCCCAGCAGCGGCCTGCGAACACGCCGACGCAGAATAACAACCAGCATCGGGCGCCTCTACAGCCGCAGACCACGCCCCAGCAACCGCGCGTACAACCACAGGCTCAGACTCCCTCAAGCCAATATGGAAGCCCCTACCCGTATCCGTCGTCTTCGAAACCCAAAACGCATCCTCGGGTCGTCATTCcttcgtcgtcttcgtcgcATCAGCTTACCCCTACAAAGCGTGCTCACCCTCCGCAAAAGGCACTTCCCGCCGAGCTATCTGATTTGTTGCTTACGGCTGCCGACGAATATATTGCGGCCGCCCGTGGCATGGCATCTCTGATAGCAAGGGAAAGGAGGGATGCGGATATACGGCAATATCAAAAACTCATGTCCACAGCCATGGGGTGTATGGATACTGTACTTCGGGATTTCAACATGCCGCCACGTGAAGAGGCCAAGTTGCGCCTGAGATATGCGAGTTTGATGATAGAAGAGACGGACATTGAAGCTACTGACATATCAAGTCGGATAGAGGAGATATTGTCCAAGCAAATATCTTTGTGCGGACGCCATCGACTTCAGGATCTCAAGTTTGCTGCTTTACATCTACAAGCGCGATATCAGTTCAAGACTAACCACCGCGCTGGCCTGAAGTCTTTGGACAAACCAATTGCCGAAGCCGAGACGTTCCAGCACATTGCTTGGGTGTATGCGTTACGCTTCCTCAAGGTCACGCTTGCATTACAAATACCGGGACGTGTTGAGGTAGTTCCCGCCTTGCAACAACTTCACGCGATACAGGGTCACGCAGAGCGGCGAGGAGATCGAGCCATATATGTAGCTTGCTGTGCACTCGAAGCTATGGTTCATCTGCGATCAAGTGTCGCAGACAGACTGGAGCAAGCGCAACGTGCTATTGCAGCGGCTCGGAGTTTACAACTTCAGGTGACCGCCAAGGAATTGGGGTCATTTGGCACCCTTCTAGATCTCATCGACATTGCCAGTGGTGTTGCAACTGGTAGTCCGGACAGGCAAAAAGCTGATGCTCTTGTCATGTCGATTCTAGACAAGGACAGGGAGAATGGAAGCTCCGAGAGCGGAACCTTCACAGTCCTCATCGAGCGAAGTTTCGGCGGTAATCTGACTTTTGACACTGGTGGCATCTTCCGAAAGAACGCAGAGAGAAAAGACGAGCTCGTGTTTTCCTGGCTACCAATGGAAGACCTGCGAGCGCTATGTTTCCACATCTCAGCCCTAGACAGCCACCTCCACCAAAAAGGCATGCACTACATGAACGAAGCCCACCAACGATTCCGAGAATCCGCAAAGCGTCGCACAATCACCGGCATACCCCCCGCCGTCGCACTCGCGCGAATAGAATGGAACCTCGTCCTAGACTGGTACTCCATGTTCGCCATCGGCCTAATGGCCTGTTCCCACGACGACCACACAACCGTCAGCAACGTGCTCTCCGAACTAAAAAAGCGCATCTCCCAACCCCCCTACAAAGCAAACCCAGCATTCACCCGCACACTCGCCTACCTTTCCTCCATTAGCTCGCAAACCAACGGTGCCCTCGACGCCGCTCTCGCCGCCTCTTCAATCCCTGAACTCTGCGTCCCGGAAAAAGGCCACGCCACACCCGCTCGAACGGACATTGCGCTCCTCGCCGCGCTAAACCGCCTCCTCATAATCAGAAACCCAAACCACCCCCTCCATTCAACCACGGATACATTATTCCAACAAATCAAGCCCCTCGCCGAAGACCACTCCAACCAATACCTCCGCACCGCCTTCCGCCTCGTAGCAACCTTCCAAGGCGAGGGGGCAGCAATCTCGCACCAGAAAAACACAGTCCAGCGGTGCGTCGGCATCGCGCGTCAAGTGGGGGATAAAACGCAAAACTTCGAATTCCTGGCCATGATTATGTGTTATTTCGTCGCTCGCTTCTTCGCTGATTCCGTCGGCGAGAAGAGCGTTCAAGCTGTGCTGGCCGCGAGGTCCCAGGCGATTAAAAACCGCAGACCCGTTTGGAAGGCTGTTGCCGCGGGCCTTTGTGTGAATACGTATCGCAGGCATGGGTTTGCGGATAAGGCGGATGAGGCGGTGAGGGAGTTTGAGAGTGCGTGGGGGGCTTTGCCGGTGGGGGCTTAG